The following proteins come from a genomic window of Musa acuminata AAA Group cultivar baxijiao chromosome BXJ1-7, Cavendish_Baxijiao_AAA, whole genome shotgun sequence:
- the LOC103991760 gene encoding uncharacterized protein LOC103991760 isoform X2 yields the protein MCEPPILRCRTNLKASSPENCLNAKRNHDAKLQLGYLDELKAEGSYEFQENCQIGELGRTTSCKRNVSKHSCRFQLEQDVQRLQQLLNEEMELHVVLENALEHAAVTLSDLSCLPNDAQELLSNIASLEMTVSRLEEEMISLHFQLIQERNERRLAEYRLKQLPSQPVKVCPSQNDTIGSMLDQEEKLPEENLQHVPTESFRKQIPVKGLWNNPNQLSEEIVRCMKNIFISLADVSIVSSRLSSDIIRFPLSPVGLLSNSSHCSISESSISSWAHSPRVGLQCNNDLLAMGTTFDPYRAHGKLCWADIGNYSLATEVSWMSVEKKQLEYAAGALRRFRSLIEQLAEVNPVHLKGDEKLAFWINLYNALIMHAYLAYGVPRSDMKLFSLMQKAAYTVGGHSFSAACIEYGILKMKPPVHRPQTALFLALHKLKLSEEQKKFSIETFEPLVTFALSCGSYSSPAVKIYSPANVKEELQEAQRDYVRASVGVSSKGKLLVPKMLYCFARGIVDDANLAIWISQFLPQQQAAFVQQCMSQRRQRFLGSCNFRVMAFDSRFRYLFLPEKLT from the exons ATGTGCGAACCGCCGATTCTTAGATGCAGAACGAACTT AAAAGCCTCGTCCCCTGAGAACTGCCTTAACGCTAAAAGAAATCATGATGCAAAACTTCAGTTGGGTTATCTTGATGAGCTCAAGGCTGAGGGTTCATATGAATTTCAG GAAAATTGTCAAATTGGAGAACTTGGAAGGACAACTTCGTGCAAAAGAAATGTTTCTAAACATTCGTGTAGGTTTCAGCTTGAACAAGAT GTTCAAAGGCTCCAGCAATTGTTGAATGAGGAAATGGAATTGCATGTTGTCCTTGAAAATGCCCTGGAACATGCTGCTGTAACATTGTCTGACTTGTCGTGCCTTCCAAATGAT GCACAAGAATTGTTGTCTAATATAGCCTCATTGGAGATGACTGTTTCCAGACTAGAAGAAgagatgatttctttgcattttcagCTTATTcaagaaagaaatgaaagaagaCTTGCTGAGTATCGACTAAAACAATTGCCTTCACAACCAGTGAAAGTCTGCCCTTCTCAAAAT GATACGATAGGCAGCATGCTCGATCAAGAAGAGAAGTTACCTGAGGAAAATCTTCAGCATGTACCAACTGAGAGTTTTAGAAAACAAATCCCAGTCAAAGGCTTATGGAACAACCCTAATCAGTTGTCCGAGGAGATAGTCCGctgtatgaaaaatattttcatcTCACTAGCAGATGTTTCTATTGTATCATCCAGATTGTCATCAGATATCATTCGCTTTCCTCTATCTCCTGTGGGGCTTCTTTCAAATTCATCACATTGTTCGATATCTGAATCGTCAATTTCATCATGGGCACACAGTCCTCGAGTGGGTCTACAATGTAATAATGATCTTTTAGCCATGGGAACTACTTTTGATCCTTACAGAGCTCATGGAAAACTATGTTGGGCTGATATTGGAAATTATAGTTTAGCAACTGAAGTCTCCTGGATGTCAGTGGAGAAAAAGCAACTTGAATATGCTGCTGGTGCGCTAAGGCGATTCAG ATCACTGATTGAGCAACTAGCAGAAGTAAATCCAGTCCACCTTAAGGGAGATGAGAAGCTGGCATTTTGGATCAATTTATACAATGCATTAATCATGCAC GCTTATCTTGCCTATGGCGTTCCACGGAGTGACATGAAATTATTTTCTTTGATGCAAAAG GCTGCATATACTGTTGGAGGGCACTCATTTAGCGCTGCTTGCATCGAGTACGGAATACTAAAAATGAAGCCACCAGTCCATAGGCCTCAAACT GCTTTGTTTCTTGCCCTTCACAAGTTGAAGCTATCAGAGGAGCAGAAAAAGTTCTCAATTGAGACATTCGAGCCACTCGTGACATTTGCTCTAAGTTGTGGATCATATTCTTCCCCTGCG GTAAAGATCTACAGCCCTGCAAACGTGAAGGAGGAGTTACAAGAGGCTCAGCGTGACTACGTACGGGCCTCTGTTGGAGTCAGCAGCAAAGGGAAGCTTCTGGTTCCGAAGATGCTTTACTGTTTTGCCAGAGGCATCGTCGACGATGCCAACCTAGCAATTTGGATCTCTCAGTTTCTCCCGCAGCAACAAGCAGCCTTTGTTCAGCAGTGCATGTCGCAGAGACGGCAGAGGTTTCTTGGCTCCTGCAACTTCCGAGTTATGGCCTTTGATTCCCGGTTTCGCTACCTTTTCTTGCCTGAGAAATTAACATGA
- the LOC135678879 gene encoding pentatricopeptide repeat-containing protein At3g14730-like translates to MSCMLVDDPLNMIIKPVFALRPCLRLRRNFHSDLHEYVSQLQLCASRRHLPKARELHARLLATGLHASPVATSALISLYSKCARPADALSVFLSAPAHPSNLFVWNAAIAGLASNGLPSDALRLFRRLSSEPGLSPDEFSFPCAIRACSDLGASDEVRKIHATLFKVGFDAEVFAASALIRAYLNMGLADEAVKVFDELHHRDVAIWNAMVNGFAQLGQFARSMDYFRQMMSEGMVPSKFTVTGVLSVFTARADLGNGRKIHAFVIKMGLDDEIAVSNSLIDLYGKCHALEEAEEIYESMQEWDAYSWNSMMSAYQYSAHHAGTLQLFRRMRRNGVMPDAVTIAAVLPACSQVAALRFGREIHGFAITSGMRGVKDDVFVDNALMDMYAKCGALEEARLLFNGMPSRDVASWNIMIDAYGAHGRGAEAVELFEQMVAVGPAPDEVTFVGVLSACSHAGLVEAGKDLLQRMEAEFGLAPSMEHYACVADMLGRAGLLEEAKRVAEKAGAGGAGVWRAYLAACRMHGKSAQASEAAQRVAEMEPQGSGSYVLLASTYGGAGKYSELAEVRNQMRRKGLRKAPGCSWVEVGGARMHAFVAGDQEHPEAAEIYTALHGLMGWMREAWGYVPEVSAAHGE, encoded by the coding sequence ATGTCATGTATGCTTGTtgacgacccattaaacatgatcattaaGCCTGTCTTCGCCCTTCGCCCATGTCTTCGCCTTCGTAGGAACTTCCACTCCGACCTCCACGAGTACGTCTCCCAGCTCCAGCTCTGCGCCTCCCGCCGACATCTCCCCAAGGCCCGGGAGCTCCATGCCCGCCTCCTCGCCACCGGCCTCCACGCCTCCCCCGTCGCCACCTCGGCCCTCATCTCCCTCTACTCCAAATGCGCCCGCCCCGCCGACGCCCTCTCCGTCTTCCTCTCCGCCCCGGCTCACCCGTCTAACCTCTTCGTCTGGAATGCCGCCATCGCAGGTCTTGCCTCCAACGGCCTCCCTTCCGACGCCCTCCGCCTCTTCCGCCGCCTCTCCTCGGAGCCGGGACTCTCCCCGGACGAGTTCTCCTTCCCTTGCGCCATCAGGGCCTGCTCCGATCTCGGTGCGTCGGATGAGGTCCGGAAGATTCATGCGACGTTGTTCAAGGTCGGTTTCGACGCTGAAGTGTTCGCTGCCAGCGCGTTGATCCGTGCGTACTTGAACATGGGACTTGCGGATGAGGCTGTTAAGGTGTTCGATGAATTGCACCATCGGGATGTCGCCATCTGGAACGCCATGGTGAATGGTTTTGCGCAGTTGGGTCAGTTTGCTCGCTCTATGGATTATTTCCGCCAGATGATGAGCGAAGGAATGGTTCCGAGTAAGTTCACTGTTACCGGCGTCCTATCTGTGTTTACCGCGAGGGCTGACCTCGGAAATGGTCGAAAGATTCAcgcttttgtcataaaaatgggGTTAGACGATGAGATTGCTGTCTCCAACTCGCTCATTGACCTCTACGGCAAGTGCCACGCattggaggaggcggaggagatcTACGAGTCGATGCAGGAGTGGGATGCCTACTCATGGAATTCGATGATGTCTGCTTACCAGTACTCCGCTCATCATGCAGGGACTCTCCAACTGTTCCGTCGGATGAGACGCAACGGAGTGATGCCGGACGCCGTCACTATTGCTGCCGTCCTTCCAGCTTGCTCTCAGGTGGCAGCGCTAAGGTTCGGGAGAGAAATCCATGGCTTCGCCATTACAAGCGGCATGAGGGGTGTCAAAGACGATGTCTTTGTTGACAACGCCTTGATGGACATGTACGCCAAATGTGGCGCTTTGGAGGAAGCGAGACTCCTGTTCAATGGGATGCCAAGCCGAGATGTGGCCTCATGGAACATCATGATCGATGCGTATGGCGCACATGGACGGGGAGCGGAGGCCGTCGAACTCTTCGAGCAGATGGTGGCAGTAGGTCCGGCTCCCGATGAGGTGACATTTGTCGGGGTGCTCTCAGCCTGCAGCCATGCCGGGCTGGTGGAGGCTGGAAAGGACTTGCTTCAGCGAATGGAGGCAGAATTCGGGTTGGCACCATCGATGGAGCACTACGCATGCGTAGCAGACATGCTAGGCCGAGCTGGCTTGCTGGAGGAGGCCAAGAGGGTGGCGGAGAAGGCAGGGGCGGGAGGCGCTGGTGTGTGGAGGGCATATCTAGCAGCGTGCCGGATGCATGGGAAGTCGGCGCAGGCATCCGAAGCAGCGCAGAGAGTGGCGGAAATGGAACCCCAAGGAAGCGGGAGTTACGTGCTTCTGGCTAGTACTTATGGCGGTGCCGGTAAGTACAGTGAGTTGGCAGAGGTCAGGAACCAAATGAGGAGAAAGGGGCTGAGGAAGGCACCTGGATGCAGCTGGGTGGAGGTCGGAGGAGCGAGGATGCACGCCTTCGTTGCAGGCGACCAGGAGCACCCAGAGGCGGCGGAGATATACACGGCGCTGCACGGGCTGATGGGGTGGATGAGGGAGGCGTGGGGGTACGTTCCTGAGGTGAGCGCTGCTCACGGCGAGTGA
- the LOC135678882 gene encoding uncharacterized protein LOC135678882, whose protein sequence is MASILPKVVPYKPPFACPLRLLRLSSSTRTRTRAEATGRTGFVMSSAPALLAALVVLSSSAVPSSPDTLYDVPQTLSGDDKKQARIQRPKSRKAEKCVGKCVTTCILGGAGSPGEGPFNIRRPLVVFKDGFRSRQYCLVECSDICNLIKDGEDGP, encoded by the exons ATGGCAAGCATACTGCCGAAGGTCGTCCCGTACAAACCCCCGTTCGCCTGTCCTCTTCGCCTTCTCCGGCTTAGTAGCAGCACGAGGACAAGGACAAGAGCAGAAGCGACGGGGAGAACGGGCTTCGTGATGAGCTCCGCGCCGGCTTTGCTTGCAGCTCTCGTCGTCCTCTCGTCCTCCGCCGTCCCTTCGTCGCCGGACACGCTGTATGACGTGCCGCAGACCCTTTCCG GGGATGACAAGAAGCAGGCCAGAATCCAACGGCCGAAGTCGAGGAAAGCGGAGAAATGTGTCGGCAAGTGTGTCACCACGTGCATTCTGGGCGGCGCCGGCTCACCGGGCGAAGGACCCTTCAATATTAGAAG GCCTCTTGTGGTGTTCAAGGATGGATTCCGCAGTCGTCAGTACTG TTTGGTAGAGTGCTCAGACATCTGCAACCTAATCAAGGATGGAGAAGATGGCCCTTGA
- the LOC135678883 gene encoding protein REPRESSOR OF SILENCING 3-like, with translation MECASGVASSLMINRIFIGGLSTSVTDADLEKTFLSLGRVHNMEFVRSNGRSFAFVDFEPNSDKALAKLFAVYNGCTWKGGKLRLEKAKEHYLVRLKREWAEDVKVNGPPDLDVVKSLDHSDKSGCLSQENANLRIFFPKLRKVKTLSYKGTGKHKYSFQRVVVPSLPIHFCDCEEHCGPSETANETYISALNSAAYEKERSIMTGVMNKLLEKEENEVPASGVKSIAAQAIIVNTSDDDIKPKQTEEAQETDADFVTNIGVGESDDMLMQLLGKKAQSVDQVQELRTGIPQPFTEGLSQKKACSLKKQKITTTVTSEVTSSQATSPTVVGTEDEFASILTRSEDLKDDKVNKILAEDSAGKNQAQNATTTVISATSNTWIQKSSWRDLVGESDSSTFSISHVLPRISSIAPTASNAKDSVTKPFAAPKKRKREPDGEGSTDVKVKQNTRLEKIISHSLPGVPGNIDRRKATTTDTTDGEHQNNLQQGRSIPKINIGEVCTFMRSAESEKEWLKAKATLSGYLKKKGGDTNASKEPKLKPSRR, from the exons ATGGAGTGTGCTTCTGGTGTTGCTTCTAGTTTAATGATCAACAGGATTTTCATTGGTGGCCTGAGTACAAGTGTGACAGATGCTGACTTGGAGAAGACATTCTTGTCGCTAGGCAGAGTGCATAATATGGAGTTTGTGCGCTCAAATGGACGGAGCTTTGCTTTCGTGGACTTCGAGCCTAACTCTGACAAAGCTTTGGCGAAGCTGTTTGCAGTT TACAATGGATGCACTTGGAAAGGAGGGAAACTGCGACTTGAAAAGGCTAAAGAACATTATCTGGTTCGCTTGAAGAGGGAGTGGGCTGAAGATGTTAAAGTCAATGGACCACCTGATCTTGATGTTGTGAAAAGTTTAGATCATTCAGACAAGTCAGGATGCTTAAGTCAGGAGAATGCTAACCTTCGAATTTTTTTCCCAAAGTTGAGAAAG GTAAAGACACTGTCGTATAAAGGAACAGGGAAGCACAAGTACAGTTTTCAACGTGTTGTAGTGCCTTCCCTACCAATTCATTTTTGTGACTGTGAGGAACATTGTGGGCCATCTGAAACAGCCAATGAAACATATATCTCTGCTCTGAATTCTGCAGCATATGAGAAAGAACGAAGTATTATGACAGGTGTAATGAACAAACTtcttgagaaggaagagaatgaaGTCCCTGCATCTGGGGTGAAAAGCATTGCCGCACAAGCCATTATTGTAAATACCTCTGATGATGACATTAAGCCAAAACAAACTGAAGAAGCTCAGGAAACAGATGCAGACTTTGTTACCAACATTGGGGTGGGAGAAAGTGATGACATGTTGATGCAGTTATTAGGCAAGAAGGCACAATCTGTGGATCAG GTTCAGGAGTTGAGAACTGGTATACCCCAACCTTTTACAGAAGGGCTTTCTCAAAAGAAAGCATGCTCTCTAAAGAAGCAGAAGATCACAACTACTGTTACTTCTGAAGTCACATCAAGTCAGGCAACCTCTCCAACAGTGGTGGGGACTGAAGATGAATTTGCTTCCATATTAACCAGAAGTGAAGATTTAAAGGATGATAAAGTAAACAAGATTTTAGCGGAAGATTCAGCTGGCAAAAATCAAGCTCAAAATGCCACAACTACTGTTATATCAGCAACAAGCAACACCTGGATACAGAAATCCTCATGGAGAGATCTTGTTGGGGAGTCAGACAGCAGCACATTCAGCATATCACATGTATTGCCTCGCATCAGTTCAATAGCACCAACGGCATCGAATGCTAAGGATTCTGTCACCAAGCCTTTTGCTgcaccaaagaagaggaagagggaaccTGATGGAGAGGGTTCAACAGATGTTAAGGTGAAACAAAATACCAGACTTGAGAAGATTATATCACATAGTCTTCCTGGGGTGCCAGGGAACATAGACAGAAGGAAAGCAACTACTACAGATACCACCGATGGAGAGCATCAGAACAATCTGCAGCAGGGAAGAAGTATCCCAAAAATTAACATCGGGGAAGTTTGCACCTTCATGCGCAGTGCCGAGTCCGAAAAGGAGTGGTTGAAGGCAAAAGCAACTCTAAGTGGGTACCTGAAGAAGAAAGGTGGAGACACCAACGCATCTAAGGAACCCAAACTCAAGCCATCCAGGAGATGA
- the LOC135678880 gene encoding uncharacterized protein LOC135678880 has translation MATRRLFALRPARLLSLPPSAPRCRQGPAQHRRGLTASTLIKGSKKKQKEASKPTTPPSPDRLKKRTRSGAKFDRGLYRRYADPARGHVPVMLGEVLDVFGTLHLRSFVDCTLGVAGHSAAIIEAHRELELYVGMDVDPAVHDEARARIERLLAEDSRGSSLEAYTHVRNFKYIKSVLGGVDENLLDVGVNGILMDLGMSSMQVDDSGRGFSVLSDGPLDMRMNPQASLTAEDILNSWPESEVGKILRDYGEESNWHFLQKQIVKARASVGLHSTSDLVDLVRRASGRSGGREGWIKTATRVFQALRIAVNDELKTLEDALYACFDCLSSGGRLVVISFHSLEDRIVKQTFLDMIEKPEGDDDKGEISSGLSLLATESEAETWSKNRVQGRQGIVLTKRPITPTKEEEKLNRRCRSAKLRVLQKI, from the exons ATGGCGACGCGGCGGCTATTCGCCCTCCGCCCGGCTCGTCTCCTCTCTCTCCCACCTTCCGCCCCCCGCTGCCGGCAAGGACCGGCGCAGCACCGTAGAGGGCTCACCGCGTCCACCCTcatcaaaggaagcaagaagaagcagaaggaGGCGTCTAAGCCCACGACGCCGCCGTCGCCCGACCGCCTCAAGAAGCGAACGCGCTCGGGGGCGAAGTTCGACCGCGGCCTTTACCGGCGATACGCTGACCCTGCCCGCGGCCACGTGCCCGTCATGCTCGGCGAGGTGCTCGACGTCTTCGGCACCCTCCACCTCCGCTCCTTCGTCGACTGCACCCTCGGAGTCGCCGGCCACTCCGCCGCT ATTATAGAAGCTCATCGAGAGTTGGAGCTGTACGTGGGGATGGACGTGGACCCTGCAGTCCACGACGAGGCTCGGGCCCGGATAGAGAGGCTCTTGGCCGAGGATTCGCGTGGCAGCAGCTTGGAAGCTTACACTCATGTCAGGAACTTCAAGTACATCAAGTCAGTGCTCGGCGGCGTGGACGAGAACCTGTTGGATGTGGGCGTGAATGGGATCTTGATGGACCTCGGAATGTCATCTATGCAG GTCGACGATTCAGGAAGAGGATTCAGTGTGCTCAGCGATGGGCCTCTGGATATGCGCATGAACCCTCAG GCAAGTTTGACAGCAGAGGATATCTTGAATTCGTGGCCTGAGTCTGAAGTTGGAAAGATATTGCGTGATTATGGGGAGGAAAGCAACTGGCATTTTCTTCAGAAACAAATTGTGAAAGCTCGTGCGAGCGTGGGGTTGCATTCTACAAGTGATCTTGTCGATCTTGTGAGAAGGGCATCTGGCAGATCAGGAG GTAGGGAAGGATGGATCAAGACTGCTACACGGGTTTTTCAAGCGCTAAGGATAGCAGTTAATGATGAACTAAAGACACTAGAAGATGCACTCTATGCGTGCTTCGATTGTCTCTCCTCTGGTGGTCGGCTCGTCGTTATCTCATTCCACAGTTTGGAGGATAGAATTGTGAAGCAGACCTTTCTTGACATGATCGAAAAGCCCGAAGGGGATGATGACAAGGGTGAGATTTCTTCCGGTTTGAGTTTGCTTGCAACTGAGAGCGAAGCAGAAACTTGGAGTAAGAACAGAGTTCAAGGGAGGCAAGGGATTGTTCTCACCAAGCGACCCATAACACccacaaaggaagaagagaaactgAACCGCAGGTGTAGAAGCGCCAAGCTTAGGGTTCTTCAAAAGATCTGA
- the LOC103991760 gene encoding uncharacterized protein LOC103991760 isoform X1 encodes MCEPPILRCRTNLKASSPENCLNAKRNHDAKLQLGYLDELKAEGSYEFQENCQIGELGRTTSCKRNVSKHSCRFQLEQDVQRLQQLLNEEMELHVVLENALEHAAVTLSDLSCLPNDAQELLSNIASLEMTVSRLEEEMISLHFQLIQERNERRLAEYRLKQLPSQPVKVCPSQNVKNDTIGSMLDQEEKLPEENLQHVPTESFRKQIPVKGLWNNPNQLSEEIVRCMKNIFISLADVSIVSSRLSSDIIRFPLSPVGLLSNSSHCSISESSISSWAHSPRVGLQCNNDLLAMGTTFDPYRAHGKLCWADIGNYSLATEVSWMSVEKKQLEYAAGALRRFRSLIEQLAEVNPVHLKGDEKLAFWINLYNALIMHAYLAYGVPRSDMKLFSLMQKAAYTVGGHSFSAACIEYGILKMKPPVHRPQTALFLALHKLKLSEEQKKFSIETFEPLVTFALSCGSYSSPAVKIYSPANVKEELQEAQRDYVRASVGVSSKGKLLVPKMLYCFARGIVDDANLAIWISQFLPQQQAAFVQQCMSQRRQRFLGSCNFRVMAFDSRFRYLFLPEKLT; translated from the exons ATGTGCGAACCGCCGATTCTTAGATGCAGAACGAACTT AAAAGCCTCGTCCCCTGAGAACTGCCTTAACGCTAAAAGAAATCATGATGCAAAACTTCAGTTGGGTTATCTTGATGAGCTCAAGGCTGAGGGTTCATATGAATTTCAG GAAAATTGTCAAATTGGAGAACTTGGAAGGACAACTTCGTGCAAAAGAAATGTTTCTAAACATTCGTGTAGGTTTCAGCTTGAACAAGAT GTTCAAAGGCTCCAGCAATTGTTGAATGAGGAAATGGAATTGCATGTTGTCCTTGAAAATGCCCTGGAACATGCTGCTGTAACATTGTCTGACTTGTCGTGCCTTCCAAATGAT GCACAAGAATTGTTGTCTAATATAGCCTCATTGGAGATGACTGTTTCCAGACTAGAAGAAgagatgatttctttgcattttcagCTTATTcaagaaagaaatgaaagaagaCTTGCTGAGTATCGACTAAAACAATTGCCTTCACAACCAGTGAAAGTCTGCCCTTCTCAAAATGTGAAAAAT GATACGATAGGCAGCATGCTCGATCAAGAAGAGAAGTTACCTGAGGAAAATCTTCAGCATGTACCAACTGAGAGTTTTAGAAAACAAATCCCAGTCAAAGGCTTATGGAACAACCCTAATCAGTTGTCCGAGGAGATAGTCCGctgtatgaaaaatattttcatcTCACTAGCAGATGTTTCTATTGTATCATCCAGATTGTCATCAGATATCATTCGCTTTCCTCTATCTCCTGTGGGGCTTCTTTCAAATTCATCACATTGTTCGATATCTGAATCGTCAATTTCATCATGGGCACACAGTCCTCGAGTGGGTCTACAATGTAATAATGATCTTTTAGCCATGGGAACTACTTTTGATCCTTACAGAGCTCATGGAAAACTATGTTGGGCTGATATTGGAAATTATAGTTTAGCAACTGAAGTCTCCTGGATGTCAGTGGAGAAAAAGCAACTTGAATATGCTGCTGGTGCGCTAAGGCGATTCAG ATCACTGATTGAGCAACTAGCAGAAGTAAATCCAGTCCACCTTAAGGGAGATGAGAAGCTGGCATTTTGGATCAATTTATACAATGCATTAATCATGCAC GCTTATCTTGCCTATGGCGTTCCACGGAGTGACATGAAATTATTTTCTTTGATGCAAAAG GCTGCATATACTGTTGGAGGGCACTCATTTAGCGCTGCTTGCATCGAGTACGGAATACTAAAAATGAAGCCACCAGTCCATAGGCCTCAAACT GCTTTGTTTCTTGCCCTTCACAAGTTGAAGCTATCAGAGGAGCAGAAAAAGTTCTCAATTGAGACATTCGAGCCACTCGTGACATTTGCTCTAAGTTGTGGATCATATTCTTCCCCTGCG GTAAAGATCTACAGCCCTGCAAACGTGAAGGAGGAGTTACAAGAGGCTCAGCGTGACTACGTACGGGCCTCTGTTGGAGTCAGCAGCAAAGGGAAGCTTCTGGTTCCGAAGATGCTTTACTGTTTTGCCAGAGGCATCGTCGACGATGCCAACCTAGCAATTTGGATCTCTCAGTTTCTCCCGCAGCAACAAGCAGCCTTTGTTCAGCAGTGCATGTCGCAGAGACGGCAGAGGTTTCTTGGCTCCTGCAACTTCCGAGTTATGGCCTTTGATTCCCGGTTTCGCTACCTTTTCTTGCCTGAGAAATTAACATGA